DNA sequence from the Pedobacter schmidteae genome:
TTGAGGTGATCGAAAATTTACAAGCTTTGGAAGATGATGGGGAGCCATACGAAACCATTGAAGAAATTTGGCCTGATTATCCTACAAAGGATGATTTCTTTTTCAACGAAGATGAATATTAAACGGTAACGAATAGCAGAGGCTCCTGAAAAGGAGCCTTTTTTATTTTTGGAACGATGATTGTTTATGAAATGTCATGGATTGTTTAACAATCCAGGTTCATTTGTTTATCTAACCTAAAATAAACGTTATGGGAAATCTACTTTATCTTGTTGCCGTAGTATTAGTGATATTATGGATTATTGGCTTCTTTTTTCATGGATTTGGGCCTAATGTAGGTGGCTTAATTCATATTTTGCTGGTTATTGCAGTGATCGCTATTTTGCTGAAAGTGATTAACCGGGCAGCATAATATAAGGGAAGAGATCATCTTAAACCAGGCGCGATTGGGTGCTTATTTTAGGTGGTCTCTTTTCTATTTTGGAGTAAAACCGAAGCAATTGCAAGATCTTCCGGATAGGTGATTTTTATATTTGTCCTTTCTCCCTCAATCAGATGGATTGTTGCTCCTGTATATTCTACCACAGAAGCATCATCGGTAAATTCATTTCTAAAAGCAGTCTGATAAGCTTTTTTGAGTAGGTCTACATCAAATGTCTGGGGTGTTTGGATGAGCATTAGTTCCGTCCTGTTTATGGCTTGGCTATCTCCATTTTCCAGTGTTTTTCTGACCGAGTCCGTAGGTTTGATTCCAACCACACAATTGCTATTGGTCTGTGCAAACTGGTAACTTTTAAGAATCAACTCGGGTGAAATTAAGGGCCTTACCGCATCATGTACGGCTACAACGCCTTTTCCTTTAATTGTCTTTAGTCCGTTTTTTACAGAGTGAAACCGCTGTTCGCCACCTTTCAGTACCTGGTGTGGGATGTTGAAATTATAAGTTGCACAGAGTTCTTCCCAATACTTATGTTGTTCTATATTTAGCACAAGCAAAATTTGCGGTTTTAACTTACACTCATGAAAGGCGCTTATGGTGTGCATTAAAACAGGCTTTTCATTTAGCAATAAAAACTGCTTGGCAACGGTGCTTTTCATTCTGTTGCCGGATCCGCCAGCCACTATAATAGCGTAGTACTTCATCTGGGAGATTTTAGTATTTAGATGTTAGTATTTAGACAGCATGTAGAAAATATCATATTTTCCCGGGGGATTCTTAAATAGAAAACCTTTCTAAATACTAACATCTAACTGCTAATATCTAAATAATTAACATAGCATCTCCGTAGCTATAAAAGCGATATTTTTCTTTCAATGCTACGTCGTAAGCATGTCTTACATAGTCATAACCACCAAAAGCACTAACCATCATCAATAAAGTAGATTCGGGTGTATGGAAGTTGGTGATCATAGAGTTGGCTATGCTGAAATCATAAGGAGGGAAGATGAACTTACTGGTCCAATCATTGGCGGCTTTTAGTGTTCTTCCTGATGATACTGCCGATTCAATTGCACGCATAGATGTTGTTCCAACCGCACAAACTCTTTTTTTGCGTTCAATGGCTTTGTTTACAATATCAGCATCTTTCTGCTCAATGATAAATTGCTCGGAATCCATTTTGTGTTTGGTCAGGTCTTCTACCTCAACTGATCTGAAGGTGCCTAATCCAACGTGCAGGGTCACTTCAGCAAAGTTTATTCCTTTTAATTCCAGACGTTTCATTAACTCACGGCTAAA
Encoded proteins:
- a CDS encoding DUF2795 domain-containing protein — its product is MYWTLELASHLEDAPWPATKDELIDYGIRSGAPVEVIENLQALEDDGEPYETIEEIWPDYPTKDDFFFNEDEY
- a CDS encoding lmo0937 family membrane protein is translated as MGNLLYLVAVVLVILWIIGFFFHGFGPNVGGLIHILLVIAVIAILLKVINRAA
- a CDS encoding 2-C-methyl-D-erythritol 4-phosphate cytidylyltransferase encodes the protein MKYYAIIVAGGSGNRMKSTVAKQFLLLNEKPVLMHTISAFHECKLKPQILLVLNIEQHKYWEELCATYNFNIPHQVLKGGEQRFHSVKNGLKTIKGKGVVAVHDAVRPLISPELILKSYQFAQTNSNCVVGIKPTDSVRKTLENGDSQAINRTELMLIQTPQTFDVDLLKKAYQTAFRNEFTDDASVVEYTGATIHLIEGERTNIKITYPEDLAIASVLLQNRKETT